ggtaaagatgcttgctgccaaatctGAATACCTGAATTAAACCCCCATGTACCCATAACCATaggacagaaccaactcccacaagttgtgctctgacctctatAGGTGCCATATGGCAacatctatatatgtgtgtgcacacaacccatgcacacttgaacacacacatgcaaagtatAAACATAAACAAGCAAAGGTAAATACAGCAAAGTTAGCAAATACTAAAAATGTagggtagcattttttttttaaagaatacacaCTAAGGCACAATTATGAATTTATTAACACATGAGAGAATATACTGCCATTTCCCATCTTAGTATGAGGAACTAAAGTATGATATCAAAAAACTAGTAGAACAGTAGGGCAAGAAAACCATCTTGTGTGGTTTAGATACGGTCTGAATACTCTCCAATGCTTCATTGAATACCTACTGTGAAACATTAAGTGGAAACTTAATTCAATCATGGTATTTgaggggcagcaagatggctctgtgagtAAGGGTTTTGCCACCACGCCTAATGACCCAAGTTCGAGCCCTGGGatgcacatggtggaaggagagaccaaaagttgtcttctgacctctacatatgtgctTCCTCTTTCCCTATATGAACAAATAAAGtacaacttaaaatttaaaataaactgggTATAGTAGGACATGTCTTTTTTATCTTAGCActtcaggcagatctctgagttttaggccagcctgatctacatagtgagttcaggatagccagagctacatagtaaaaccttgtctcaaaaaagaaaacaagccggATGGTGACGACAGCAGCAGCGGCGGTGctcaccttgaatcccagcactcaggaggcagaggcaggcggatctctgtgagttcgaggccagcctggtctatagtgcaagttctagtacagccagagctacacagagaaaccctgtcttgaaaaaacaaaaaccaaaccaaactaaaatccCTTAAAATAAATAGCTGGGCATAacagtagcacaggcctttaatcctagcacttggcaggaaaaggcaggcagatctctgcgtgAGGTCAgcctacatagagaattccaggcctTGGAGTTATGTAGTGAGaacctgtttcgaaaaaacaaaccaaattttaaaaactttaagccAGGTCAGGTCAATGGTTAACACagcctgctctttcagaggaccaggtcCAAGTTCCAGCACTcacagtggcttacaaccatctctgGGAATCTGacgcctctggcctccacaagaacagcaagctTGTGGTACTTAGATACACAagaaggcaaacacacacacacacacacacacacacacacacacacacacacacacaccaatgtaaAAATTATGGTGTTTATAATAGCAGTAGGAAATCTGGAAAATGACTGGGTTTAAATAAGGCCAGAAGGTAGAGCCCCGTGACTGAATTCCCACTGGTTCCTAATCAGGCAAAGAGGAAGAGACCAAACACATACTGCCTTTCTCTTGCTGTGTGATGCTCTGTTCTACCTTGAAGCATCAGATAAGGCTTCTAAGTCTTACCAGTCTAGaatatgagccaaaataaatctctttttttttttttataaaatggccTGTCTCAAGTATTTTTTTATGGTAATGAATAATGGGAATAATGGCCTAGAGCTAAGCGtagtggcgctcacctttaatcctagcattctggagtcagaggcaggtgggtatctatgtgttccaggtcagcctagtctacgtatgagttccaagacagccagggttacagagactttgtctcaaaacaaaaaacaaacaaacaaacaaccaaaaaaacaaaagaaaaagggataaTTGTAGTGGTTGAGACAGAGTCAATGACTTAACTAACTTATCCACACAGTGTGTGTTAAACCAAGCAGAAGGAATACCTGAAATAATGTTTCATTCTAGTGATTCCCAGCATATACACATTTCTGAGATgacagctggcttttttttttgtgtgtgtgtctcttttttttttttaatgttttttttcgagaaaggatttctctgggtagttttcgTGCACAtactggatctcgctctgaagaccaggctggcctcgaactcacaaagatcctcctgcctctgcctcccgagtgctaggattaaaggcgtgtgccaccacggcccggcatgtgtgtgtgtgactctttaAGAtgattttgtcaaaaaaaaaaaaaaaaaaaaaaaaaaaaaaagaagtatactTAAAAACATGCCCAAAAGCACGGACAAGGCTCACCTTATTCCCACCTATGTTTTTGAAGGTCCGATAGATATTGAGCAGGGTGATGTGATCCCCCTCACTGGATATGAATTTCTTCCGGACACTTTGCACTTCATCTCTCCGGGCAGGAGGGTTGTAAAGGACACTGTCCACAGATAGCAGGGAGACTATGGTCAGAATCTCTTCCGTACAGTGGAATTTGGAGGACAGGAGGATAGTCTGGAAAGTCAGATTGCAAACGCATGAGTCAAGTTTCCTAGCTTCTGATTAGTGTTTCTGTACACTCTTGCAGCCTCCCTTTAAGGAGCGTGTGGCTTTCAGACCACAAGGCAGTGTCAACGCCACTCACTTCTTTGTAAAACAGAATGACGTCATCCCCACAGGATCCCATAGCTTTGTGGGTAGGGCTATGACTGATGTCTTAATCCCACACACAACACCAATCAGCACTGTATACAAACTGGGGTGATAGGTCATATTTAAGAATGCAAATGAGGTTAGTTCAGAAGCACTGGGCATTTCCTGACCTGTAATACAGAGAAAGGGAATGAGGAGGAGGGGTCATTTACTTTGGCAAATTTGGGCTCTAAAGGAAATGCTGCCATCTTTCTTCCAATTGGAGTCAGGGTAAGCTGGTCATCCTTATGTTCAAGAGCACCTAACAGGTCCAGTTGGGCAATGGCCGCCTGAATGTGATCTACAGAAACGGAGACACAAAGAGGAGCCAGAAGTCCAAAACAGGAAGAAGGTGCAGCTAGTTGAGTGCTTCTGGGCGCTTATAACTCTACCCCCAAGGCCGCCCGCCACTGTGCTCATACTTTTCTAAGCCTTAATGGTACcacagaagaagaagagatgTACACAGCAATTGTGGAGGGCAGTTACCCAGAGGGATGGGAAGGAGGCAAATGGCTCTAGGCAGGGCTTGGCTTCCACGGTGTGGGTAGCATCACACAGATGCTGGCCGTATTACTCTTATAGTTCATATTATTCCTTTCTaggaatttcaaaatgaaatataaatatatagataggaGTGTGCCCTGtgtggtatttgtttttttttttttaatttacagatTTTTGTGTAGAAGACAGCCAGAGAATGTCTCTTTGAGAGAAGAAGACCTGAACTGAGGACGGGGTGGGACCGGGATAGCTACTGACGGCTTACTCTCtcttacagaaaaggaaaatggcaCAGCGATAAGGGTCCAGGTCCAAAGCTGCCACCACTCTGTGTCAGTGATTACTAATGAAGGAGGACCAGTCAAATCCCAGTTTCACACAAAGGAACATGCTCCCTTTATCCTTTGGCCTTCAGGGGCATCCCATGGATGCCTGATGACCTCCCTGGACGCTGCATAAGGGTGCTATAACATGGAACCTATCATTTCATAACAAATGAAATCAAATCAGCAAAAGAACATGACCaaaatactttttcttcctcAAAATACTTTTCCTGGGGAAGGAGTCCTctgctgttgtctgtctgtctgtctgtctgtcttccagctTACCTGGAGATGGTTTGGACATGAAGTCAAAGGTGAGCACATTGGGGACCTTCATCGCTAGGAGCTGCAGTATCACACTTGCCAGGTTACATCtgtgaggggagaaaggaggtcaGTCGTCTGTCCCTTACCTGCCGAGAGCGTTAGTGAAAGCCAAGGCCCGTGGGCAGGAGCAGATGGGAAGGAGGCTGGGGTACATGGCACGGTGCAGGCACAACACGGACCTACCTCTGGATCTCTGGCACCGTCATCTTCTCAAACTTGTCAAACTCATCCTCGGTGTAGAGCCGGTAGCAGATGCCACTCTCCTCTCGGCCAGCCCTCCCTGTGCGTTGCCAGGCCTGTGTCTTTGACACTCGCTGTACAGCTAGTACCTCCAGACCACTGTCTGCGGGGAGAAAAGGCCGGGAGTGCTCTGCTTCATCACAGAAGCCAACTGTTTCTAGAGTGCCGGCAAAAAGAACGATGCCGAGCACGCTGAGTGTTTCTGCAACACGGGGGTCCGGAAAAACTCAAGGCTAAGCAGGAAAGCACAAACCCAGGCTGCTCGGCCGCTTTAAACCTCACAGTGAAACTGAGCCTAGCAATGAATCATGTGTGAAATGTTATGAAAAACACCACCACACCCTCCGCAAGCAAGGGGGCAGAATGGTTTCAGAAGTTTGGGCCTTCAACttaatgtgccaggctttgttgactccccatgggaggccttacccttttggaggcgTGGacgggaggtgggttggggggaggcaaggagagggagctgcaggagaggtgggagggggtactgtggttggtatgtaaaatgaatttagaaaagaaaaagaagtttggGCTTAATCATGGGAGGACTGACTACCCAGCCGAGCGGCACTGAGAGTTTCTTGGGGATTTTGGTGTGGAGAGAGTTTCTATCTAACTGGGAAGGCTGGTCACACACCAACCAATGACGACAGGGTCCTTTGTCCTCCCTCCCAATTCTATAAGAACAGATCATGTGACTTCTTTCCCCTGGAAGTAAAAGACATCAATTCTTTCAAGTACGGGAATATTTTGTGCCAGGCACTAGAGATTGACATGTTACCACCAGGAGACATGTGTGAAAGTTGATCCCTCCAGCTTAGTAGAACATGCCAATTAAATATTGAGAAGCCATAATAATTGTAGGGGCCCTAAATCCTCTGTAGAATAAAGCAAGGTATGAATCAGAAATGTGTAAGCCTGACTTCAAGGAAGCTTGACACTTGCaagagacagccagggcttccCTCGATGCTTACTGAGAACCCTGTCCAGCCAGGCACCTGTCTCCTTACTGGGAAGCCTGTCCAGCCAGGCACCTGTCTCCTTACTGGGAACCCTGTCCAGCCAGGGCACCTGTCTCCTTACTGGGAACCCTGTCCAATCAGGGCACCTGTCTCCTTGCTGGGAACCCTGTCCAGCCAGGACACCTGTCTCCTTACTGAGAACCCTGTCCAATCAGGGCACCTGTCACCTTGCTGGGAACCCTGTCCAGCCAGGGCACCCGTCTCCTTGCTGGGAACCCTGAAAGCCGACATCCGTCTCCTTACTGGGAACCCTGAAAGCCTAGACACCCACCCTCTGGTAGCCCTCCAGAGACTGCCACTGGTACCCGGCTGTCCCTGGCCTTCTTGCCACCATTCTCCCCCAGCTTCCAGCGGGCTTTCACACCTCAGTCCAGGCTCTTTCTGTCCTTCCCAGGTTCTCTGCAACTGAGTCCTCTCTTGACTTCCTGCCTCAGGTCTCTTTTATGGACCTGACTTGGAACTGTCCCTGTCACTCAAATCTCAGCTCCTCACAAACATGAAGTGTTTACTTGGAAGGAAATGGTAGGGTTAGTTTTAACCACTGCTCACTACACAAAGGAGACATTCATGAGCTACAGTTTCTCACCAGGGTTATACTTCTTTGCTTTAACCATGCCCGTGTCAACTACATATTTTATTCCTGTAATGGTTATGGAGGTTTCAGCGATGTTGGTTGAAATGATCACTTTGCGATAGCcctaaaaggaggaagaaaaccaaaaagccaTATGACACACACGATTCAGAAGTTGAGAACATTCTAACCATGCATTTCCACAACTTGCTTATGATCAAGACGAGGTGACGTCATTAGTAATAGTAGTCACACCGATTTCAGTCATTCTACCTGATAAGACAGGGCAAAGGAGGACACTGGTCCTTTCACTGAGGTCTTGAAGGTTAATTTGAGGCGAGGAGATGCAGTGGAACAAGACTCAAGGTGGGTAAATAGGTGGGAGTTGGAATCCCGGCCCCGCCAGCATCTTACTGTGTGTACCTTAAGCAATTCTCACCTCCCTTCTTGGGGGCCTTCGCATCCCTCATGGGATTCCATGAGGAGGAGAGATGGTCTGTGTGAGTGTCAGCACTGTGTCTGGTACATGGGCAATGAGTTTCTACCAGCCCTCCGAGGAGCCACTCACTCACCTTTTAGGCTGGACACCTTGtgccctccctcatctctcctcACAGGACAGCTCTCCCTGCAGCTCTCTACTCTACACCTGGTACCTGAGTATTCCTCCAACGTCTCTGGATCATGGGGACAGGCACACAGGCCCCACTGGTCCATGTGATTTGATGCCCACTGACGTGGCTGGCAGAAAGGTGGCACACTCACCTTTGGGGCCCCTTGAAAGACTCGAAGCTGCTGTGAATAGGGCAGGGAGGCGTACAGAGGAAGGACGAGCATTGCAGGGCAGCCGTCAGGGAGGTGCTTTGCAATGTCTCGGCAGGTCTTGCTCATTGCTTCGATTTCCTCCTGACCAGTAAGGAAGACCAGGATGTCCTGGGAAGAGGGGGCTTCCTAGAGAGAGGGAATACTGATGATGGGGATGTTTCcaagagggtttttgttttccgtttcattttttttttcttcccctgaaatagggtttttctgtgtagttttggtgcctgtcctggatctcactctgtagaccaggctggcctcgaactcacagagatccgccaggttctgcctcctgagtgctgggattaaaggcgtgtgccaccaccgcccggctctgttttactttttaagatgAAACAAGTCTGGTAGTGGCACCTCCCTGGGAGAGAATGCTTACCAGCCATGCAGTTGTTAACACGAGAGCCAGCCAACCAAATCAGGTCAAGTTTTGAAAGGAAATTAACATTGCTTTTGTAAGACAATACAATGAAAACCTAATCAGAGGCAAGGAAACTCAGAATAAAACTTCttgaggtgaggtggctcagtgggaaaagacaCTTGTTGCCAAGGCTGCtagcctgagttcgatccccaggacccacggggtggaaggaaggaaatgcccCTTGGGTTGCTCTTTGACCTCCTTACAGGCACTGTGACTTGAGCACCCCTGCCCCAACAACACAATAAATAAGTGCAAACCATAATTTTTTAAgagcttctttctcttctttttcttgtaagtgtggtatttgtatgtgtggtatggtgtgtttgtaagcatgtgtgcctgtgctcaCGTATGGTCAGAGGAAGATGCCAAGTGTCTGACTTTATCTGCCTGCCTGAGgtaggttctctcactgaactggaagcttgctGTGAGCCGGCTCGGGCTGAAggcatttgctgtgcaagcctcGTCACTTGAAGCTGAGCCCAGGGACCCACAAAGtcatcctctggtctctacatgtaTACTCTGCTCCTGTCCCCACACACATTAAGCACACGCACACCTCCCTGcacacaataaaattttaaaataaaattctaaaaaacaaaatgaaacaaaacccacTCAACTGAGTTTTGGCAGCTGAAAGAAGCACCtgaccttttcttctctttcagacATTACCAAATGACAGTAAAAACCACCGTTTTCATcccccagaagaaaaaaaaaatcgctgCCCCCAAATGACaagagaatgggagagaagaggGCTTAACTCATTTGTGAAAGGTGGAAGACATGGAGGAGAAGGCTGGTTAGGGACACCTACTAAGGAGAATAGTGACAAGAAATGAGGACGGAGcacatggctcagcagtagagcactgGTCTAGCATGGGCAAGGTGCAGGAGAACAGCGAGGACATCTCACAGAGCAACCTGCACCAACTAGATGGCAGCACGAACGACCCCAGAGACTGCACACAGCATCCCGTGACTGGCACATGAGACACAGTGTAAGATGTACCACACTGAAGGCGGGCACACATTGTTCAGGAGACCAGGATAGGGACAGAGGGTCGCTAACAATGTAGGCTCCTCATAGTAATCACTGATGCCGAATTTAAAGACCATGACGATACAGCTATGTTGAAAGGATGGAGAACAGGAGGGTGTGGGAAGGAGTATGTCTTAATCCtggcctactttttttttttttttttttggtttttcgagacagggtttctctgtgtagctttggtgcctgtcctagatctcagtctgtagaccaggctggcctcaaactcagagatacacctggctctgcctccgagtgctgggattaaaggtgtgtgccaccatcgcccggctcctGGCTtactattttttgtgtttttggacTGGCTTACTATTTTAAGAAATAAGCATATAATAGTAAATGATAAATCAAGAAACAGTAACATAAACAgggtattttaaaattcaaaagtagCTTTCATAGCAACTGCTGAATTTTTCTGTGATCTcactcctggctggcctggaactcaatatacaGACTAGGGTGGCTTCATACAGGTATCTGCTTGACATATGAACCACCATGATGACTAGCTCAACTGCTGTTTTTAatcaagatgtgtgtgtgtgtgtgtatgtgtgtgtgtgttggggggtaacacacaggatctctctatgtagtcctaactggcctggaactcatgtagaccaggcctgcctcaaactcagagatctacctgcctcccaagtgctgggattaaaggcatatgccaccacacctggctaaactGCTGTTTTTAATCAAGAGATTGTTAAAATCAACTCTTcgatttcttttctgagacaagctcTCAAGTACCCAGACTGAACTCAAGCTCACTATGTGGataggatgaccctgaactcttgatcttcctgcctccaccttcaattagtgctgccatgcctgcttcacccagtgctggggatcaaacccagggcttcatgcatgctggacCTTCCCTCTATAGATTAAGCAACATGCCCAGACCAACTGATgcctttcttaaaataaaactgtttgccTCTAGATTTTCTCAGGAAATTCATACAAAGATTAAGAAGTCTATacaaattaaatcaaaacaataGGATTTAATCACTCaaagcctttttgttttgtatatatgtgttcatgtgcgtcatgcacatggagaccagaaatcTAATCTTCACCTACTACcattcaccttatttttgagacaggatctctcactggatcTGGAGCTCACAGACTGTTTAGGACGCTgtccagcaagttccagggatccaattgtctccatccctccttccctgacAACTCCTGGGATTCCAGATGCACGTCACTTCAGTGGCTttgtatgtgagtgctggggatctgaactcagtcttCACGCTTgtttggcaagcactttacccactgaacctctccccagccctgaatcACTCACATGTAAATGtttcacaaaattaaaagacAGTTTGCAGTATCTCTCTAAACTTCTGAAACACCTCAGgacatgtgtggtggtgcatacttataattccagcactcagaaaaccgaggcaggaagatgccaagttggaagccagcctgggtacaTGGCAAGACTAGACATACTTGTATAGTATACTGGGTTGTGATGTAATATATGCTTTTCCCCCACGGGTTCTGATATAAAGAGACGTACAAAGTCACTCCTCTACATGAGAGCTTTCTAGCTCAGACAATAGCTGCTGATagctgaaatatttttcttttcagagaaaataagaaatctCATAAAAGTGGCAAAACAAATGTAATGAGTGAACTTTTTCTgaacaattattttattatatttattcatttgtgtgtgtggcacatgtgtggaggtcagaggaagacttTGGAGATGGTTCTCTCTTTTgatcatgtggatcccagggaatAAACTCAAGTCAACAGCCTTGGTACCGAGCCTCTTTACCTCTGGGCATCTCACTGGCCACAAATAAGCCTATTCCTGATGATACAGTTCACAAAGCTCTAAGATTCAGAGGCTAACTGTTCTCACAATTGGCTGTAAGGTGAAAGGAGAATTTGCCAGAATTTTCACCCCTTTCCATACCTGGTGGATCTGGAAGACTGAGACAAGCGCTGCATGCAGGTAGTCCTGCTGAGGCTGCTTGGTATAGAAAACCTGGATTGGATGCTGCCGACCTTCAAGGTAGAGGACAGGGGCTCCATTGAAATACTGAGAAAACAGGTCAACATCCATGGTAGCTGACATCACAATCACCTACAGAAAAGAACGAGGAGGATGGGAAATAAATGGTGCACAGCATGTCTATGAAGCAGATGGTTGAGGCATGTGTCACCCCCACCATGGCTAACTTCCTCCCATGTGGCTGAAGCAGAATGGGCGGAGAAACACCCCCGGAGAGACCGCCCCGTCTTTGAACACATTGCGCATACTTTGAGAGGCAGTTTCCCTAGCTCCCTCCGCCTCTGCTGCGCCGCCTTCACCACTCCAAAGAGCACATCTGTGTGGATGGTCCGCTCGTGGGCCTCGTCCAAAATGACACAGCTGTACTTTCGAAGCAAGGAGTCTGAAATTGCTTCTCGAAGAAGCATGCCATCTGTCAGGAACTTGATCCTGGTGTCTTCTGAAGTGACATCCTCGAAGCGCACAGTATAGCCAACCTGAGAGAAAATATGACTCCTTTATTTAATAaacatagatccatatctattatattataaatatatgttaaatatatatttattaattatatatccaGCACTGTCCTCAGCACTATGGCATCACCGTAAACAAGACCAACAGCACTCTGCCCTACTCCTCCTTAGAGCCCACAGAGATGAGAGACTTGACtcccaaactgtcctctgacctccatatgtgacacacacattaataaagaaaaaggaaaacaaacacccTAACCTCTTACTTTAAGGTACTTATGAACAGACATGAAAAGAAgtccaaagtatttttatttgtgacacacatatataataaaaatttgaatctGTCTCCTATATAGTTCCAATACTCATTCTATAAACCTACATTAAGTAAAGAACAGTgttcatattttgtttgtttgtttgtttttcgagacagggtttctctgtgtagctttggtgcctgtcctggaacttgctctgtagaccaggctggcctcgaactcacagaaattcacctgcctctgcttcctgagtgctgggattaaaggtgccggCCACCATTGACTGGCCAGggttcatatttttataaaatataatatatcatacatacatacataatatatcatACATGTAATAGATGTAAAAGAAGTTTCTGGACAGACATGATaccacatgcctataattccagcaccctggaggcagagagacaggaggattgccataacttcaaggccaccctgatctatAGGTCTATATTACACATTCcatgctagccagggctataag
This Peromyscus leucopus breed LL Stock chromosome 8b, UCI_PerLeu_2.1, whole genome shotgun sequence DNA region includes the following protein-coding sequences:
- the Dhx33 gene encoding ATP-dependent RNA helicase DHX33 — encoded protein: MPEEAGFPPAKRFRPGSCPPGRRVVMLLAAGGGGGAGGGRRQTPLLAQPSASPYREALELQRRNLPIFRARGQLLAQLRNLDSAVLIGETGSGKTTQIPQYLYEGGISRQGVIAVTQPRRVAAISLATRVSDEKRTELGKLVGYTVRFEDVTSEDTRIKFLTDGMLLREAISDSLLRKYSCVILDEAHERTIHTDVLFGVVKAAQQRRRELGKLPLKVIVMSATMDVDLFSQYFNGAPVLYLEGRQHPIQVFYTKQPQQDYLHAALVSVFQIHQEAPSSQDILVFLTGQEEIEAMSKTCRDIAKHLPDGCPAMLVLPLYASLPYSQQLRVFQGAPKGYRKVIISTNIAETSITITGIKYVVDTGMVKAKKYNPDSGLEVLAVQRVSKTQAWQRTGRAGREESGICYRLYTEDEFDKFEKMTVPEIQRCNLASVILQLLAMKVPNVLTFDFMSKPSPDHIQAAIAQLDLLGALEHKDDQLTLTPIGRKMAAFPLEPKFAKTILLSSKFHCTEEILTIVSLLSVDSVLYNPPARRDEVQSVRKKFISSEGDHITLLNIYRTFKNIGGNKDWCKENFVNSKNMLLVAEVRAQLREICLKMSMPIVSSRGDMESVRRCLAHSLFMSTAELQPDGTYATTDTHQPVAIHPSSVLFHCKPACVVYTALLYTNKCYMRDLCVVDAEWLYEAAPDYFRRKLKTARN